AACAATCCCCCCCGCTTCGTATACCATTCCCTCCTAGTCACTAACCTCTAACCGTTTTAGCACAAAATGGAGTTACTGCCGTCAGTACGGAACCTGGAGAAGATGGGTTACAAGCTGTACGGCTCGATGGGCACCGGGGACTTCTACACCGAGCACGGCGTAGCAGTAAGTATACAtgcgccgcgcgcgcacacacacacggttACAGgtcacacacagagagagagagagagagagagcgcagctAGCACGGAATTGGAGCACGGATTCGGCTCCATTTATTTGCAAGGTCGGTGCGGCGTGTGACGTCTCCCCATTCATATGTTGGTACCCGGTTGGGGCACCCCCTTGAGAGAGGGTCCTTTCGGGGGTGGACTCTCACATCTACAGTTATCACAGAAAACGATATGCTTAACTTCTAAGCGCGCGCTCTGGCAGCTAGCCTAGTGGACCGTCACGTTACCGAGCAGTCGGGAGATGTCGTCGATGTCGTCGGATGAGCGGCGACGCGCCCTCCGGCTCGGTCTTCGGCTCGCCGCTGGTTCGTCCCGCGGGTGGATCTGCACGCTGACCTGCCGCTGGTGCGGCTTATCGAATCGAGCCACTCGCTGGGCGCTGGGTGGGTCCTGGGCAAAGGACGTGGAACGCGGGGGTACGTTGGTGTACGCCGTCGGTCGCTGCTggctcggccggcccggcaTAGGATGctgggtgctgctggtgcgacGGGGCAGCGCGGGCCGGTCCGGACCCTGGGCGCTGGTCCGCGACAGCTCCTGGCGCAGCCCGCCAATTTTGGTCAGGTACTGTTGCGCCTCGTCGGCGCCCTCGTCATCCGCGAGCAGGTTGCAGAGCCGCTCCGACTGGCGTACGTAGACGAGCGCTTGGTTGAACGCCCGGAACCGGCATGAGACGCGCGCCATCTCGGTGAAGTGCTCGATGAAGTGGCCGTAGATGAGCTGGCGGCGTAGGGCTTCCATGTGCTTCAGCGGCAGGAACTGCGAAGGTGACAAAAGATAGACAACTACGGGGCGTTACTCGGGTGCGCGTGCTTGGGGAAGATGTGCGCTAGGCTGGGGCTGGGGGCCCCCCATACCGTGAGGTCGATGGACTCGGTCGAGTGACGCCGGCACGCGGCCGGCCCTTGCTCGGCCCGGTCCTtgcgcagcagctgctgctcggccaCCAGGAAGCGCACGATGCGCGTCCGCTTCCGGCGTGACTCGATCTCCTGCCGGTGGTAGTAGGCCATCGAACCGACGGCGATCTCACGCTCGTTTGCCTCCTGCTCGTCCGAGTCCTCGGCCGCCAggttctcgtcctcgtcccgCAGCAGCGGGTTGACGAGCTTGAGCGGATTGTCGATCACCAGGTACGCGTACAGGCGCTTGAGCCGTAGCTTCGGGTAGAACGCGAGCGTCCCGCTCGGCAGCTTCAGGTTGCGgagcgccaccagcaggtGCATCACCGGGTTCTCGGTCACGCGGAAGATGCGCCGGTGCAGCTCGACCAGCACCCGTTCCGGCACGTTCTCGAAGAGGTTCCGCGCCGGCAGGAAGTAGTCCGGCAGCCGGTGCGTCTTGATGCGCTCGAGCAGCGCGTTCAGGAAGCGCAGCAGCGCCTCCCCGAGGTAGTCCTCCGGCCACGCCGCGTAGTTGGTCTCACACTGCCAGAACAGGTGGGCGCGCAGGTGCTCCAGCCCGAACATGCCGATACCGCCGTTTGCCAGGGTCGCCGCCGGtgcggtcgtcgccgtcgctgggGCCGTCTCGACGAACGTCTTCAGGAGCAGCTTCGCGATGAGGTACAGCTTGACCTGGGTGCTCGATAGGCAGCTCTCCAGGTaccgttccgcttccgggaaGACGATCTTCCACTCGAGCTGCCGGTACCGGTTCTGGCCCTGCTTCGGCGCGTACCCGACCGGCACGACGTGGCACCCGAACGAGCGCACCTTCTGGATcatcggcggcgtcggccacTGGAACCGCTGCTTCGTCAGCGGGTTCACCTTGACGTCGCGCTTCCGGTGCACCCACTCGGTGGCTTCGCGCGGCCACGGGCAGAACACGGCCGGTACGATCTCCCAGTGGCCACTGTACACGACCGCGCCCTTCCACGTCGCGTCCGGCAGGTCGTCGGCCGGGATGTCCAGCTCGGCCGCGAGCCGGTCCTGGAACAGGTTCACGAAGTACGCCAGGAAGCCCTTCGAGTTGAGGTACTGTCGCCGCTCCGTCGAGTACTCGGTGCTTCGGTGCTTcccgccgccggctgccggcttGCCGGTGTCGTGCGCcgtgttgctgccgctggacTGGCCGCTGGActcctcgtcgtcgctgtAGTAGCCCTCCGGCACCTCGATCGGGCAGCTGAGCGTCGTGATGCAGTAGTCCGGCAGGACGGTCGTGCTGAGCGGTGCCGTCTCCatgctgctggcgctgatGCCGTCaaccccaccaccggggccCGCCGACCGCATCACGCTGAGCGGCTGGTGCGTGTTGATGGCCGTGATGTACGCGTAGTCATACTCGCTGCTTGGTGGCGACGTCGAgctcgtcgacgtcgacggaACCGCTGTCGATCGGATCGCCATCGGATGGTGGCTCGCCTTGCCCCGGACACCCCCGTACACACCGTTCAGCATCTTCGGGTACTTGACCGCGATGCTGTCGCGGAACTTGCGCTGCCGGAAGCGACCATCCCTGtcatcgccgccatcatcatcgacgtcctcatcgtcgtcgtcgtcatcatcctccAGGGTGTCACTGTCGCTGAGGTTACCGTTCCGCAGCGGtcgttcgatcggttcgagtcgttcgacggccaccgccggtggcccgTTCGGCTTGATGTACTCCACGCTGCGCAGCTTCACGTAGCCGTGGTGACAGTTGCCGCGCCGGGGAGCCCGTTGCATCCCAGCACTGCCGCCCCGTTTTAGCTTTTCGTCGAGCCCGTCCTCGATCTCGAGCTTGTAGATCGGCGCATCGGTCAGGATGCTGTAGACCGAGCTGTCACCCGGGTTCGTGATCTCGATGTTGTCGTGCACGATGTAGCAGGTCTGCGTGTGGAGCGGCAGCAACCGATTTTTGTGCGGCCCGTGCctagaaagagatagagacGAGAGGGATAAGTAGAAAGCGGAACACCGACTCACCGACGACCGACTGTCCGGCATCAGCCTGCTTACTTGGCGTAGAACTTGACGCGCTTATCGACCGCTTCCAGCAGGCGATCGGGCAGGATCACGGTTTTACAGTGGCGCGACGTTCGCCCGTTTCGCCGGTTCTCCTCGGCCCGGTTGCGCTCGACCGCTTCCCACATCTCCCTGCAACGAAACCGGGGCGTAAAGCACAGTGTTAACACATGGCGGCGGGGGAGGTGTTCGCGAGTTCATTGATAAGTCGGAGGGACGGAGGTCTGTGACGTCGGCCTGCGTTTGATGTTATCTACTTCGCACCGTATCGCGGTgagcacacgcacacacctacATCACCTAATGTTTCAACTTTTTAGGCACCCTGTGAGAAATACCGCCCGCACGTCACACACCGTGGCGGAGCTCTGACCAGACGGACAGGCCGTTATCCCGACGACCCGATGACGTCACCTGGATTATGCGATAGCAAACCAGCCCGAGCCCCCCCACGATGGATCCGGCACGCGAATTCTCGGACTCTCGTGACACGCGTTTGTGACGCGCGCGACCCGCGAGCCGTGTAGCTGTCAAACGCGACCTCTATCGCTCACCGatcacaccgccgccgcggagcgtgcgcgcgcgcgctccctgTTTGATGGATGATTGAGTTTGGGCGGCGCCTTTATTCACTCGTTGCGACACCTGGGCCCCGGGGTTACTCGGAACAGCTTGTCGGACAGCAATCTTTGCCGCGGTCGCGGTGCACATGAAACACGTTGAGGCGGTGTCCAATGAGTCAGGGTTGCCCTGACCGCCAGCCAGGCTGCTTCGCGAGTCAGCGGTATCCCCGGGAACTCCCCGTGCGATCTGGAGCGATCCCGTGGAGGAgtatcgaccgaccgactgtccGCTAGCCTCCACCCCACGACCACTCGACactccacaaacaaaacagtgacGCACACGCACGGACACGGCGCAGGCACTTGATGCGGAGAGAGATATGGTTGGTGTTGCCACCCAAGACCCAAGGATTAGATGTAATGCAACGGGGTGCCGGGGAGGGGGCCCACTATCCCCCGCCACTCCAATCTTCAACGAAATGATGGCACATTCCTGGCCTGGCAGCTGCTGGGACGAACAGACTTTACGCTTATCACGCACCACGTACGCCACCACCAATCGGTCGAGATCGGAGAGGAGATGTTGGCCCTGAGCTGCTTCACGTTCggtgcgcgtgtgcgtgtgctggaCGGTCACGGTTGAACGCTGGCTGGGGTTGAGCGGATGTCCTAAGGAGCTGGCTGGCTTTACCTCTCAAAGTTCCCGTAGAACTGCACACCGAGCATGAGCTGGTTGAGCACGAAGATGTCACTGTTGAACGCGAGCTGGTGCTGCATCCGGCGCTTCGCCTCCAGGTCGTAGTCATTCTTCGCAACGAGCGCCGCACTGCTGGCCTTCGGGTGCACTACCGGGGGCGGCTCCGGTTCGCGCAGCTCGCTCAGCCGCGACTTGCGGTGCCGTGACTTCTTCCCGTCGGACGCACGCTTCCGGTCGCCGCGCTTCCTTGTCTTCTGGTCCGTTCTGGTGTTccccgactgctgctgctgctccttcgaGTGCGACCGGCCCATGGCGGATGGTGACGGGGGCGAGGGCCCTACCAGGCCCACGCCTGGATctagagctgctgctgctggaggttcTTGCTGCCGCCGCGAGCGAAGTGACCTGGCGCGTGCGCCCGGAAAAAGACCGAGAGGGACACGAGGAACGAGATCGAGGTACAACAACGACGGTACCGCTCGGGGGGCCGCCCCAGGTGAAACTGAGTGCTGCGTGCGCCCCCGACTACGTGGTGACGAGACGATCGGTAGGCCTTCGCTTCCGGGAGGCACtcggacacacacgcgcacgctcCGCTTATCACCGACACACTGCCGTTGCGACCGCCGGGACCGAGTTGGTGTGTTGTGCGCTTATCGGTATCGAATGCCAGATTGCCGACACGGCAAAAGCCCCatgtgtctctctctgtctctcgttcTGTCGTTTTCCTTCTCGTTTCCAACCACTTCAGTGgcctctcggcctcggctagCTCCCCTCTGGCGCCGCGGGGGGCGAGTTCTAGTCGCCAACAGGAAAACAGTCACAAACGACGTCGAAGC
Above is a genomic segment from Anopheles bellator chromosome X, idAnoBellAS_SP24_06.2, whole genome shotgun sequence containing:
- the LOC131213596 gene encoding uncharacterized protein LOC131213596 isoform X1 yields the protein MGRSHSKEQQQQSGNTRTDQKTRKRGDRKRASDGKKSRHRKSRLSELREPEPPPVVHPKASSAALVAKNDYDLEAKRRMQHQLAFNSDIFVLNQLMLGVQFYGNFEREMWEAVERNRAEENRRNGRTSRHCKTVILPDRLLEAVDKRVKFYAKHGPHKNRLLPLHTQTCYIVHDNIEITNPGDSSVYSILTDAPIYKLEIEDGLDEKLKRGGSAGMQRAPRRGNCHHGYVKLRSVEYIKPNGPPAVAVERLEPIERPLRNGNLSDSDTLEDDDDDDDEDVDDDGGDDRDGRFRQRKFRDSIAVKYPKMLNGVYGGVRGKASHHPMAIRSTAVPSTSTSSTSPPSSEYDYAYITAINTHQPLSVMRSAGPGGGVDGISASSMETAPLSTTVLPDYCITTLSCPIEVPEGYYSDDEESSGQSSGSNTAHDTGKPAAGGGKHRSTEYSTERRQYLNSKGFLAYFVNLFQDRLAAELDIPADDLPDATWKGAVVYSGHWEIVPAVFCPWPREATEWVHRKRDVKVNPLTKQRFQWPTPPMIQKVRSFGCHVVPVGYAPKQGQNRYRQLEWKIVFPEAERYLESCLSSTQVKLYLIAKLLLKTFVETAPATATTAPAATLANGGIGMFGLEHLRAHLFWQCETNYAAWPEDYLGEALLRFLNALLERIKTHRLPDYFLPARNLFENVPERVLVELHRRIFRVTENPVMHLLVALRNLKLPSGTLAFYPKLRLKRLYAYLVIDNPLKLVNPLLRDEDENLAAEDSDEQEANEREIAVGSMAYYHRQEIESRRKRTRIVRFLVAEQQLLRKDRAEQGPAACRRHSTESIDLTFLPLKHMEALRRQLIYGHFIEHFTEMARVSCRFRAFNQALVYVRQSERLCNLLADDEGADEAQQYLTKIGGLRQELSRTSAQGPDRPALPRRTSSTQHPMPGRPSQQRPTAYTNVPPRSTSFAQDPPSAQRVARFDKPHQRQVSVQIHPRDEPAASRRPSRRARRRSSDDIDDISRLLGNVTVH
- the LOC131213596 gene encoding uncharacterized protein LOC131213596 isoform X2 → MGRSHSKEQQQQSGNTRTDQKTRKRGDRKRASDGKKSRHRKSRLSELREPEPPPVVHPKASSAALVAKNDYDLEAKRRMQHQLAFNSDIFVLNQLMLGVQFYGNFEREMWEAVERNRAEENRRNGRTSRHCKTVILPDRLLEAVDKRVKFYAKHGPHKNRLLPLHTQTCYIVHDNIEITNPGDSSVYSILTDAPIYKLEIEDGLDEKLKRGGSAGMQRAPRRGNCHHGYVKLRSVEYIKPNGPPAVAVERLEPIERPLRNGNLSDSDTLEDDDDDDDEDVDDDGGDDRDGRFRQRKFRDSIAVKYPKMLNGVYGGVRGKASHHPMAIRSTAVPSTSTSSTSPPSSEYDYAYITAINTHQPLSVMRSAGPGGGVDGISASSMETAPLSTTVLPDYCITTLSCPIEVPEGYYSDDEESSGQSSGSNTAHDTGKPAAGGGKHRSTEYSTERRQYLNSKGFLAYFVNLFQDRLAAELDIPADDLPDATWKGAVVYSGHWEIVPAVFCPWPREATEWVHRKRDVKVNPLTKQRFQWPTPPMIQKVRSFGCHVVPVGYAPKQGQNRYRQLEWKIVFPEAERYLESCLSSTQVKLYLIAKLLLKTFVETAPATATTAPAATLANGGIGMFGLEHLRAHLFWQCETNYAAWPEDYLGEALLRFLNALLERIKTHRLPDYFLPARNLFENVPERVLVELHRRIFRVTENPVMHLLVALRNLKLPSGTLAFYPKLRLKRLYAYLVIDNPLKLVNPLLRDEDENLAAEDSDEQEANEREIAVGSMAYYHRQEIESRRKRTRIVRFLVAEQQLLRKDRAEQGPAACRRHSTESIDLTLSIFCHLRSSCR